The following is a genomic window from Trueperaceae bacterium.
GCGAGGTGGGGGACGTCGTCGACGAACAGCAGCGCCGGCGCGTCGCCCGCGTCGGGTCGGTGGTCCCGCAACGCCCGCGCGAGCGCGTCGGGCGTCCGCACGTCCCGCGCGCTCCACGTCGCGACCCCCCCGAGGAAGCGGGGGGCGAGGACGCGGGCGGCGGCCCACGCGACCGTCGAGGCGCCCATCCCGGGCGCGCCGGGCACGACGACGGCGCGCTGTTCGTCCTCCAGGAACGCCCGCTCGATCTCGAGGATCTCCGCGGTGCGTCCGACGATCCCCAGCGGGGCGGGCGGCGCGCCCGGCATGCCGGGCGCGCCGGCGTCGCGCGCCGCGAGGCTCGCGGCGAGCGCGTCCAGCGCGGCGGACGGCCCCTGGTCGAGCTGCCGGCGGATCTCGAGGCGGGCGGCGTCGACCTGCGCGAGCGCGGCGTCGCGCCGCCCGAGGCTGGCCAGGAGGCGCGCGAGGCGACGGTGGGTCGGTTCGTCCCACGAGCGGCAGGCGAGCGCGGTGCGGAGCGCGTCGACCGCCGCCTCGTCGCGGCCCTCGCGCAGGTAGGCGTCGCTCGCCGCGGTCCAGGCGTCCACGGCGGTGCGGACCACGCGCTCGCGGAGGGCGTCGACCCACTCCGCGAACTCGGGCGCGTCGGTCGCGTCGAGGCCCGGCAGGACCGGGGTGGTGCCGTCCGCGCCGACCGGGCGCTCCCCGGCCGGCGCCTCGAAGCGCGCCCAGGCGTCGAAGTCGGCGAGGTCGTTTTCCAGCGCCACGTCGGGGCGCAGGCGGACGGTGCGGCGGTCGGCGTCCAGGACGTCCCCGATCCGCTTGCGGACGTCGGCGAGCGCGAGGCGCAGGTTGTTCTTGGCGCTGGTCTCGTCCGCGTCGGGCCAGAACAGGGCGGCGAGGTCGGGGCGGGGGACCGCCCGCTCCTCCGTCGCGAGGTAGAACACGAGCGCCGCCGCCTTCCGGTAGCGCAGCGCGACCGGAACGCCGTCGTCGTCGAGGATGGAGGCGTCGAAGTAGGCCAGCCGCATGCGTCCTCCCGTCCCGCGAGTCTACCGCGTCGTGACCCCCATGCCGGCCTTGCGTAACGGTGTGACGACGCCGGGCGGGGTGGGCCGTCAACGCGGCGCGTGACCCTTCGGTGACGCACGTCCCGGGGGGCGCCCGGTAGCCTCACGCCATGGCGAACGCATCCGCGGTGCCCCCCACCGCCGACGCCCGGACGACGGCGGAGCGCCTCGCGCGCTACGACCGGCCCGGTCCGCGCTACACGTCCTACCCGACCGCCGTCGAGTTCCACGAGGGCTTCGGGCCCGACGCGTACGCCGCGACCCTCGCGGCCGCCGCCCGCCGGCCCGACGACCCGCTGTCGGCGTACGTGCACCTTCCCTTCTGCGCGGAACGCTGCGCCTTCTGCGGGTGCAACGTCATCGTCGGCCGCGACCAGGGGCTGGCGGACCGGTACCTCGACCACCTCGAGCGCGAGATCGCGCTCGTCGCGGAGGCGCTCGGGGAGCGCCGCACCGTCGTGCAACTCCATTGGGGGGGCGGGACGCCGACCTTCTTCACGACCGCGCAGATGGCGCGCCTGATGGACGCGTTCGAGGCGGCGTTCGCGCTCGCGCCCGGCGCGGAGGTCGCCATCGAGGTCGACCCGCGCGTCACGACCCCCGAGCAGGTCGCTTGGCTCGCGGAGCGCGGCTTCACGCGCGTCTCGATGGGGGTCCAGGATTTCGACGCCGCGGTGCAGGACGCGATCGGGCGGCACCAGACGGCGCTGCAGACGACCGCCCTCTACCGCCGCTTCCGCGCGGCGGGGGTCGCGTCGATCAACCTCGATCTCGTGTACGGCCTCCCGGCGCAGACCCTCGATTCGTTCGACGCGACCCTGGACCGCACCCTCGCGCTGCGGCCCGACCGGGTCGCGGTGTACGCCTACGCGCACCTCCCGCGCGCCCAGAAGAACCAGACGCGCATCGACGAGACCCTCCTTCCGTCCCAGGAGACCCGCCTCCTGTCGTTCGGTCTCGCCCGCCAGCGCTTCCTGGAGGCCGGCTACGTCCCGATCGGCATGGATCACTTCGCGCTGCCCGGCGACGGCCTCGCCCGCGCGGCGGAGGACCGCACCCTGCACCGCAACTTCATGGGCTACACGACGCAGGTCGCGCCCGACGTCGTCGCGTTCGGGACGAGCGCCATCGGGGAGGTCGACGGCGCGTTCGCGCAGAACACGAAGAAGCTCAACCGCTACGAGGCCGCCCTCGCCGAGGACCGCTTCCCCGTCGAGCGGGGCTACGCCCGCACGGCGGACGACGCGCTGCGCAGCGACGTCATTCGCGCGTTGATGGTGAACCTGCACCTCGACGTGCGCGACGTCGAACGGCGGCACGGCATCGACTTCGCCGCGTACTTCGCCGACGCCCTCGCGACGCTCCGTGCGGGCCCCGAGCCGGACGGCTTCGTGCGGATCGCGCCCGACACCCTCGAGGTCACCGAGGCCGGCCGCCTGTTCGTCCGCAACGTCGCGATGGCGTTCGACGCGCACCTCGCGAAGCACCAGGGGACCGGCCGCTTCTCCCGCACCGTGTGACGGGGGCGCCGCACGGCGCCCCCGTCCGGCCCCCGCACGGCGCCCCCTCCCGCCGTCGCGTGGGGGGTGGGGGTCAGCCCCGGAGCGCCGTGGCGAGCGCCTGGTCGAGGTCCTCGATCAGGTCGTCGACGTGCTCCAGGCCGGTCGCGACGCGGATCATGCCGGGGCTCACGCCCGCCGCCGTCAACTCCGCTTCGGAGAGCTGCGCGTGCGTGGTGCTGGCCGGGTGCGTGACGCTCGTCTTCGAGTCCCCCAGGTTCACGAGGCGGGAGCACAACTGCAGCGCGTCGAGGAAGCGTTTGCCCGGCTCCAGGCCGCCCTCCACCTCGAACGTCACGACGCCCCCCGCCCCGCGGGGGAACAACCGCTGGGCGCGTTCGTGGTCGGGATGGTCGGGCAGGTCCGGGTGGTTCACGGCGTGCACGCCGTCGCGCGTGCGCAACCAGTCCGCCAACGCCCGGGTCGTCGCCACGGTCCGCTCCGCCCGCAGGCTGAGCGTCTCGAGGCCCTGCAGGTGCGTCCAGGCGGCGTGCGGCGACAGCGACGCCCCGAGGTCGCGGAGCCCCTCGACGCGCGCGCGGATGGCGAAGGCGACGTTCCCGAACGGTCCGTCCGTCCCGAACGTCTCCCAGAAGTTCAGGCCGTGGTAGCTGGGGCTGGGGTCGGTGAACAGCGGGTAGCGGCCGTTCCCCCAGTCCATCGTGCCGGCGTCGATCGCGACGCCGCCGATCCCGGCGCCGTGCCCGTTGATCCACTTCGTGGCGCTGTGCAGCACGACGTCCGCGCCGTGCTCGATGGGGCGCAGCAGGTACCCGCCCATCCCGGCGGTGTTGTCGACCATCACCGCCACCCCGCGCGCGTGCGCGGCGTCCGCGATCGCGCCGAGGTCCACGATGCGCAGCGACGGGTTGGGGAGGCTCTCGAGGTACACCGCGCGGGTGCGCTCATCGATGAGGGCGTCGAACGCCTCCGGCGTCGCGTCGGGGTCGGTGAAGCGCACGTCGATCCCGAGGCGCGGGAGGGTGACGGCGAACAGGTTGCGGGTCCCGCCGTACAGGTGGGGGCTGGCGACGACGTTGTCGCCGGCCTGCGCGACGGTCGTGATCGCCAGGAACTCCGCGGCGTGCCCGCTGGCGACCGCGACCGCCATCGCGCCCCCCTCGAGCGCTGCGAGGCGTTTCTCGAGGACGTCGTTCGTGGGGTTCATGATGCGGCTGTAGATGTTGCCGAACTCCTGCAGCGCGAACAGCCGTGCGGCGTGGTCGGCGTCGTCGAACGCGTACGCGGTGGTGGGGTGGATGGGGACGGTCGCGGACTTCGTGGTCGGGTCGACGGTCTCGTACCCGGCGTGCACCTGCAGCGTCTCGAACTTCGGCATGACGGACCTCCTCGCGCCCTCACGGGGCGCGGCGCCCGCCCGGCGGGCGGGGACACGGAAACGGCGTGGGCGAATCGGACCCCCGGGAGGGGGTTCGTTACGGGCGTGCGGGACCGGCGGCCGCCGCGCGGCGCGCCGGGCGCGACATTCGCCGTCCAGGGGTCCGTGGAACGGAGCGCGTCCAGATCGTCGGGTGGTGCATGCTCGCCTCCCTTCCGCTCCCGCGGGAGCGGGGGACGAAGACGAGGCGTTTCGCCCCTATCTTCCCGGAACGGCCCGCCATCGTAGCGGCCGCGCCGGCTGGATGGAGCACCCGCGGACATGATCGCGGGCTGCCGCAGGGTCGACGGGCCAGGTCCCTCGCCTGCTCTCGATAGGTGGCGCCGCAGCGCCGATGGCGACTCTACCGCGGCGCCGGGGGCGGCGCGCCACCCCCGGCGCGACGTGCGCGTCAGGCGACGTCGGCGAAGGCGGCGCGGGCGGCGCCCACGACGTCCTCCACCATCGCGTCGGTGAGCGCCAGGCTGGGGAACGCCGCCTCGAACTGCGAGGGCGGCCACCACACCCCCCGCGCGAGGAGGGCGTGGAACCACCGGCCGAAGGCGTCGGTGTCCGACGCGGCGGCGGTCTCGAAGTCGCGGACCTCCCCGTCGCGGAAGAACACCGTCAGCATGGCGCCGACCTGGTTCACGACGACCGGGACGCCGGCCTTCGCCGCACCGTCGCGCAGGCCCTGGGCGAGGGCCGCGCCGATCGCGTCGAGGCGTTCGTACGCGCCGGGGGTCGCGTCGATCGCGTCCAGGGTCGCGGCGCCCGCCGCCATCGCCAGCGGGTTCCCCGACAGGGTGCCCGCCTGGTAGACCTTCCCGAGGGGGGAGACGTGATCCATCGCGGCCGCCGTCCCCCCGAACCCACCGACCGGAAGCCCGCCCCCGAGGACCTTGCCCCACGCGACGAGGTCCGGCGTCCAGCCGTCCCGCTCGATCGCGCCGCCCCGCGCGAGGCGGAAACCGGTCATGACCTCGTCGACGACCAACAGTGCGCCGTGGCGGCGCGGGACGTCGTGCAGCGCCGCGCGGAACGCCGGCGTGGGTTCGACGACCCCCATGTTCCCCGACACCGGCTCCACGATGACGGCGGCCACCTCGTCGCCGTGCGCCGCGAAGAGCGCCTCGAGGGCGGCGACGTCGTTGAACGGCGCGACGAGGGTCTGCGCCGCGACCGCCTCGGGCACCCCCGCCGAGGACGGCACGCCGGTCGTCATGGCGCCCGACCCGGCCGCCACCAGCAGGCCGTCGGCGTGCCCGTGGTACTGCCCGACGAACTTCACGACCTTGTCGCGCCCCGTCGCGCCCCGCGCGACGCGAAGCGCACTCATGGTCGCCTCCGTCCCGGAGTTCGTGAAGCGCAGCCGGTCGACGAACGGGTAGCGGTCGACGACCCGGTCGGCGAGCTTCACCTCGCGGGCGGTGGGCGCCCCGAAGGAGGTGCCGTGCCGGAGCGCCTCCTCGACCGCCCGCTCGACGTCGGGGTGGCGGTGCCCGAGGATCATCGGGCCCCAACTGCCGACCAGGTCCAGGTACCGCACCCCGTCGACGTCGTACACGAACGGTCCGTCGGCGCGCTGCACGAAGCGCGGCGTCCCCCCGACCGACCCGAACGCCCGCACCGGCGAGTTCACGCCGCCGGGGAAGCGCGCCTTCGA
Proteins encoded in this region:
- a CDS encoding BTAD domain-containing putative transcriptional regulator, which codes for MRLAYFDASILDDDGVPVALRYRKAAALVFYLATEERAVPRPDLAALFWPDADETSAKNNLRLALADVRKRIGDVLDADRRTVRLRPDVALENDLADFDAWARFEAPAGERPVGADGTTPVLPGLDATDAPEFAEWVDALRERVVRTAVDAWTAASDAYLREGRDEAAVDALRTALACRSWDEPTHRRLARLLASLGRRDAALAQVDAARLEIRRQLDQGPSAALDALAASLAARDAGAPGMPGAPPAPLGIVGRTAEILEIERAFLEDEQRAVVVPGAPGMGASTVAWAAARVLAPRFLGGVATWSARDVRTPDALARALRDHRPDAGDAPALLFVDDVPHLA
- the hemN gene encoding oxygen-independent coproporphyrinogen III oxidase encodes the protein MANASAVPPTADARTTAERLARYDRPGPRYTSYPTAVEFHEGFGPDAYAATLAAAARRPDDPLSAYVHLPFCAERCAFCGCNVIVGRDQGLADRYLDHLEREIALVAEALGERRTVVQLHWGGGTPTFFTTAQMARLMDAFEAAFALAPGAEVAIEVDPRVTTPEQVAWLAERGFTRVSMGVQDFDAAVQDAIGRHQTALQTTALYRRFRAAGVASINLDLVYGLPAQTLDSFDATLDRTLALRPDRVAVYAYAHLPRAQKNQTRIDETLLPSQETRLLSFGLARQRFLEAGYVPIGMDHFALPGDGLARAAEDRTLHRNFMGYTTQVAPDVVAFGTSAIGEVDGAFAQNTKKLNRYEAALAEDRFPVERGYARTADDALRSDVIRALMVNLHLDVRDVERRHGIDFAAYFADALATLRAGPEPDGFVRIAPDTLEVTEAGRLFVRNVAMAFDAHLAKHQGTGRFSRTV
- a CDS encoding aminotransferase class V-fold PLP-dependent enzyme, with translation MPKFETLQVHAGYETVDPTTKSATVPIHPTTAYAFDDADHAARLFALQEFGNIYSRIMNPTNDVLEKRLAALEGGAMAVAVASGHAAEFLAITTVAQAGDNVVASPHLYGGTRNLFAVTLPRLGIDVRFTDPDATPEAFDALIDERTRAVYLESLPNPSLRIVDLGAIADAAHARGVAVMVDNTAGMGGYLLRPIEHGADVVLHSATKWINGHGAGIGGVAIDAGTMDWGNGRYPLFTDPSPSYHGLNFWETFGTDGPFGNVAFAIRARVEGLRDLGASLSPHAAWTHLQGLETLSLRAERTVATTRALADWLRTRDGVHAVNHPDLPDHPDHERAQRLFPRGAGGVVTFEVEGGLEPGKRFLDALQLCSRLVNLGDSKTSVTHPASTTHAQLSEAELTAAGVSPGMIRVATGLEHVDDLIEDLDQALATALRG
- the hemL gene encoding glutamate-1-semialdehyde 2,1-aminomutase, coding for MSGSSKAGERSEALFERSKARFPGGVNSPVRAFGSVGGTPRFVQRADGPFVYDVDGVRYLDLVGSWGPMILGHRHPDVERAVEEALRHGTSFGAPTAREVKLADRVVDRYPFVDRLRFTNSGTEATMSALRVARGATGRDKVVKFVGQYHGHADGLLVAAGSGAMTTGVPSSAGVPEAVAAQTLVAPFNDVAALEALFAAHGDEVAAVIVEPVSGNMGVVEPTPAFRAALHDVPRRHGALLVVDEVMTGFRLARGGAIERDGWTPDLVAWGKVLGGGLPVGGFGGTAAAMDHVSPLGKVYQAGTLSGNPLAMAAGAATLDAIDATPGAYERLDAIGAALAQGLRDGAAKAGVPVVVNQVGAMLTVFFRDGEVRDFETAAASDTDAFGRWFHALLARGVWWPPSQFEAAFPSLALTDAMVEDVVGAARAAFADVA